The Microbulbifer sp. YPW1 genome contains the following window.
AGTGCAGCGATGAACCAGTGCTATATCGTCGATGTGAATTCCGCGGGCGCTCAGGGTGTGGGCCGCTCAATCATCGTAGGCCCGGAAGGTGAAACCATTCACGAGGCCTCGGTTGAGGAAGAAATTGTAGCTTTCGAGGTAAATGTGGAAAAAGTTACCCAGGTGCGCGAGCGCGGGATGAAAGGCCTGGGGCAGACGCTAAAAAGCTTTCGCGATGGCCGGGTGCACTATCCCCAGTACGAACCCGGCGCCGTATCACCGGCACTGGAGCAGCTCGGTGAGCTCAAGGTGCCGGAATAACACGGGCCTGAAATAAATTCACTTTCACAGGATGAATGTTCACTACCGCAAAACTGGACCAGTCGATATAGACTAACTGGCACTAGGTATGGGCCAGGGTCCAGTTATAAAAACCAATTACAACAACAGCCGGCGCGTTCTGGCCAGCAGAGAAACCCGAGAATAAGAGATCCAAACCTAGCAGAGGGCAATATGAAACAACCAATCAAGCAGGGGTTCAGCAAGTCCATTCTGGCCAGTGCTGTTGCGAGCGTATCCGCCGGTACCTTGTTCGCCATTCCGCAATTGGTGCAGGCGCAAAGTACCGAAATGATTGAGGAAGTCATCGTTACCGCGACGCGCCGCTCACAGAGTGTGCAGGATATTCCCTACAACATTTCAGCCGTTGCCGGTGATGAGCTGGAAGCCGGCCAGATTACCGATGCCGCAGAAATGATGCGCAGCGTTCCTGGGCTGACGGTTGTCGATCGCGGTTACCGGAATTCCGGTACCGTCAATGGTGTCATTATCCGCGGTATGAACGTCGATAGCGGCGCAAACGGTGATGTTCCCCTATCGGCAGTGCCCACGGTAGCAACCTACGTGGACGATACACCGCTGTATGGCAACTTTATCCTCAAGGATATTGAGCGCGTGGAAGTATTGCGCGGCCCACAGGGTACGCTTTACGGCTCCGGTTCCCTCGCAGGCACCGTCCGCTACATCATGAAGAAACCTTCAATGGAAGGTTTTGAAGCAAAAGTCGGCAGCAGTGTCAGCCAGACAGAAGGCTCGGCTGGCAACAACTTCAGCGCGGATGCGCTGGTGAATATTCCGCTGGGTGACAAAGCGGCGCTGCGCGCTTCGGCGGGCATGATCGACAACGACGGTATTGTCGATTACACCAATGTGTACGTACTCGACGCGCAGGGCGCCCCTGTGGCCGAGGGCGGTGACATTGCCAACGGCGCCCCGCTATTCCGCAGTGTGCAAGACGCCGATACCGTCGATATTACGTACGCCCGCGCGTCCCTGCTGATCGAGCCGAACGATCAACTGAGTATGCAGCTTTCCCACCAGATGCAGAGTGACGAAATCGGTGGCCGCCGACAGGTTACCCGTGGCACCAACTGGGTCAGCGGAGAGGAAGCCTTCTACGATGACTATGAAAACGGCGCGGTGACACTGGAGCCTTCCGAGCGCGACGTATCGCTGACCGCACTGGAAATATCACTGGATATGGGGTTCGCGACCTTTACTTCCAGTACCTCCAGCTATTCCCACGATGGCATCGCCATCAGTGACAACTCCGGTTTCTACGCACAGAACGACTGGTTCGCTGCCTACTACGGTGGTTCGCCGAGACCGCTGGCAAAAGCCGAACGCTTCTACGACGACAGCGCCCTGGTTCAGGAAATCCGCCTGGTTTCCAATGGCGATCAGTTTGTGGATTGGGTCGCGGGCTTATTCTACATGGACCAGGAGAGCAAGGCTGGCCAGAACAGTTATATGCCGGGCTGGGCGGCGTGGGCAGCCGAGGCTCCGTCAGCCTGGGGTGTTGGCGATAGTGTTGCCGAAGACTTCGCATTCTATGGCGCCAATGTACAGGACCAGGATTTCTACTTCCGCCGCAACCAGAGTTTTACCGATGCGGCGATCTTCGGGGAAACCACGTTCAATTTCTCAGACACTTTCCGCATGACCCTGGGGCTGCGTCATTTCGACAATGAGCTCACCAATGACAGTGTACTGCAGCTGCCCATCTGGCCGGAGCCGGAGGAAGATACCCGCGCAAGCTTCACCACCAAAGAAAATGACACCCTGCTGAAAGCCAATGTGTCCTGGGATATGAGCGCGGACACCATGCTGTACGCAACGGTCTCCGAGGGCTATCGCCGCGGCGGCGCCAATGCGGTGCCCTTGACCGGGGGGTTCGCGGAAAGCCCGGACTACCTGCAGTACGGCTCGGACCAGGTGATGAACTACGAGCTCGGTGTAAAAGGTGCAACGGATACGCTGCGCTATACCGTGTCGCTGTTCCGCATGGACTGGAGTGATCCCCAGCTCAATACCTCGACCGCGAACTGGGGCTTCTTTGCCGCGGTCAATGGTGATGAGGCGAGAACCCAGGGGCTGGAGGTGGAGCTGCAGGGTGACCTGACCGAAAGCATCGGTTACAGCCTCGGCTACGCGTTCGTTGATGCAGAATTGACCGCGGACTTCTACCAGCCCTATGGCAACTTCGGAGGCAGTGGTGTCACCGGAGAGTTCATTGTGGCCGAGTCAGGGGCGGCGCTGCCGGGAACCGCCGAGCATACGCTGTCGGTTTCCATGGATCACACTACAGAGGTCGGCAGCTACACCCTGGTCAGCCGCCTGAACGGTTACTATCAGTCCGAAACCTCCAACGCCATCGGTACAGGAAGAACGGCGGCTGAGTTTGACGCTTTCCAGCTGTGGAATTTGAGCAGCACTCTGGTAGCCGAGTCCTGGGACGCCACCCTGTATGCGAAAAACCTCTTCAACGAAGATGGTGTGACCGGCGCCCTGACCGAGGCTCATATGGGCACGGACCCGGCAGAGAACTTCTACGGCAACTCGTCCAAAGACTACATAAGCCTGCCGCGCACCCTGGGTGTTTCCGGACGCTACCACTTCTAAGGGTTCATTGTTGCTTCACTGTGTGGCACTTAGCCGGCCTTTTGGCCGGCTTTTTTATTGGGGAGATATCGGTAAACTGGCCATTCAATTTTTCCGTTATAACAGCAGTGATTATGCAGCCGAAGATTGAATTTAGTTCTGAGCCAAGCAGTGAAGCGAAGCGAGCCTACACCAAGGCCCGTGAACTGTTTCGCAAGGGAAAATTGGCTGCGGCGCAGGACGCTGCCAAGGCGGTTATTGATTGTTCGCCGGGGTTTGCCAGTGGTCGGCGTCTGTATGCGGATATCCTGATCGGTTGCGGTCAGTTTTCCGCGGCCAGAGATCAGCTGCAGCAGGCACTGGGGTTATTTCCCGAAAGTGTCGAACGGCGTCGTCCGATACAGCTGCACCTGGCAACCGCTTTCGTGCGCGAGGGAGATTTGGCGGGGGCGCTGCGTGTACTTCAGTCTGCGGACCTCGCGCCAGTGGAACAGCTCGATCTGGCGTTGCTATCCCAACTGGGTTACTTGCTTACCTTGTGCGAATCTCACGGGAGTGCGCTTCAGGCCTTTGAAGCCGCTTTGCGCGAACGGCCAGATGACCCGTTGTTGTTGTTCAATTGCGCGGCGGCAAACCGCGCCATGGGGAAACTCGAGCGTGCCGAAGCATTGTATGACCGCGTGCTCGCGCTGAATCCGGATGACTGGGAGGCCTACAAAAATCGCTCGGATCTGCGCAAGCAGACACCTGATCACAATCATGTGCGAGAGCTTCAGCAGCGACTGGCTCGAGCGGACCTTCCCCAGGTTGCGAAAGTACAACTGCATTTTGCACTGGCGAAAGAGTATGAGGATCTCGGAGAGTATTCTGCGAGTTTCGATGCGCTGCAGCTTGGGTGCGGCGCGCGCAGATCTGGCATTGATTACGAGTTGGATCGCGATCTCTCCGTGATGCAGGGCATTACGGATGCGTTTGATACAAATTTTCTGGATCAGCCATCGGTTCCCGAATCGCTGGGGCAGGAAATCATCTTCATCCTCGGTATGCCGCGCACTGGCTCCACGCTTCTGGACCGCGTGCTTTGTGCCGCTGGCGATGTGGTTTCTGCGGGTGAGCCGGATACCTTTGCCCGCACATTATTGCTTGAGGCACGGAGGGCCAGCGAGGGCCGTGATGGACAGAATCCAATTCTTGATGCCGCCGGAGATCTGAATATTGCCGAGGTTGGTTCTGCCTATGTCCGACAGTTGAAAGCGCGCGCGCAACTGGCTGGGGGCCGCCGGATCATCGACAAGAATCCGATGAATTTTCTCTATCTCGGCTGGATTGCCCGGGCGCTGCCCGGGGCGAAGATTGTTCACCTGTGCAGGAACCCGATGGATACCTGCTTTGCCATTTATAAAACTCTGTTCAAAAGCGCCTATCCATTTTCTTATGATCAGGCAGAGATGGCGGAATATTACTGTGGCTACCGGAAACTCATGCACCACTGGAAACAGATATTTCCCGAGCGTGTGATCGACGTTCACTATGAGAGGCTGGTCGCGGAGTTGGCACGCGAGGGCCGGAACCTGTATCAGGCCTGTGATCTTGCCTGGAGTGATGGGATTCTTGATTCCTATTATCGGGACCATACGGGAACAGCCACAGCCAGTGCCGCTCAGGTAAGACAGCCGGTCTACCTAACCTCCGTGAACAAGTGGCAACACTATGGCAAGGAACTGATACCGATGCAGGAAATCCTGCGGCGAGAGGGTGTCGATTTCGATGGGTGAGTATGAAAAAAATGGCAGCGGAAGCTGCCATTTTTAATGGTAAGGAAAATTACTTTAAGCTTCCTACCAGTTCCTGCCCTTTATCTTTCAGTGCTACGCACAGGTTGATGCTCTCCTCGGTCTGCGACAGGGCGCGCTGGTAGCCCGGCACCAGTTTCTGTTGCTGGGTAAACAGCGCCTGAGCCTGCTTCAGTGTGTTGGCATCACAGAAGTTGGCGGCAAACCGCGGGGTGTTGCGTCGCCACTGTTCCGGGATCTTGGCAACCACTGCGCTGAAGTTGTGCTGCAGCCAGTCCCAGTTTTTTGCCTGCAGCGCCGGTTCAGCCAGGGCATTGCTGATCAGGCCGAAGGCTTCCCGTGCACCCATGTCATCGCTGAGTGCCAGTTGCTGGACGGTGTGCAGCAGCGCCGGGTCGGTCACGCGCCCCAGTGCATTGGCACTGGCGCTGTCGAACAGGGGATCGTCCAGTTCGTTGCGCACTTCAATCAGCTTCTCCACAAATGCCTTGCCGGAATCCTGCACCGCAACAGTCAGTGCGCTCTGGTAGAGATCCGAGTTGAGTGCCTTGGGATCGCGGGACTGGTTAAAGCCGATAAATTTCTCCGCTTTCTGCTGTAGTAACTTGCGCGCATCCGCATCCTTGGCTTCCACCGCGAGGAAACCGAGCAGCTCGCTGTACAGCAGCTTGTTTTCATTGTCGCTGCTGTCTTGCAGGGACTTCACTTTCTCCCGGTAGAGCTTGGCGAGAAATGCCTGCCAGTTATCCCGCTGCTGTGGCTCCACATAGTGGTCGGCGTACTTGGCGAGATAGCCGAGCGGTGCTTCGACCACCTGGCGCTTGTCGGAGTTTGCGGACAGGCGCAACACCTCAAACAGCGTGTTCGATTTCAACTGACCGGCTTCAAAAGCGGCGAAGGCGCTATCTATCACCGACAGCCGCTCGGTGGGCGCCAGTTCGGCAAATTGCGCGAGCAGGGCCTGCCATGACTTTTCATCCATGGAGAAACGGTAGTAGCCGCTGCCATTGGCGTTGGGCAGAACCCATTCCGGGCACTGGCCACCGGAAATGTCGATGACCTGTTCCTTTTCGGTCAGGAATTCGCACTGGGCCATGCCGGAGCTGCTGCGCATACAGAACGGAATACTCCACTGCTGGCCGCTATCGGAGATGGGTGAGCCGAGCGGCTTGTAGCGCTGCTGCGTGATCCGCACCGCGGCGGCGCCATCCTTGCTGCAATCCATGTTGACCTGCAGCAGCGGAACACCTTTCTGCTCGACAAAACTCCGGAAGGTGTCGGTGAGCTGCGGGCTGTTGGTCTCGTCACCGATGACCTTGTAGAAGTCCGGAGAATCCGCGACGCCGTCGGCAAAAGCTTCGATATAGCGGCCGAGTGCCGGGCGGAATGTCTCCGCGCCGAAGAATTCATCCACCATGTGGATCACGCCGAGGCTCTTGGCGTAGGTGATGGCATCGTAGGCGTTACGGATATTGTTGTTGTCCACGATGGGTTCGCGGATGGCGCGGGTGCTGGCCAGTGAGTCCAGCTTCATTGCGCTGATAGCACGCACCGCGGCGTTCAGGTCGTGACCGCCGTCTGGTTCCATCAGGGTGAGTACCAGCGGGGTGCCCCAGGTTGAGAAGCCCTCCTTCAGCCACAGGTCGTCCCACCAGGGTGGGGTAACCAGGTTGCCGAACCACATGTGGGCGATTTCATGGGCGTGTACCCCGAGCAGAGCCAGGCGCAGGCCGGGTGCAGGTTCGTCACCCTCTACCAGGATGCGCTGCTCGCGATAGGTGATGGCGGCGGAGAGTTCGGTTGCACCGCTGGGCCACTGGGGTGCGGCGACGATATCCAGTTTCTTGAACGGGTAGGGACGCTGCAGCTGCTCTTCGAAAATACGCAGCATTTCGGGAGTGACGTCGAGGATGTACTTCAGGTCCTTGCCGCGGCCCTTGCGCGCAAAGCCGCGCAGCGGCAATTCGTGCTTGCGGTATTTGTTGGCGGGGATAGCCGGGCGCTCGACCACGTCGAAGGGGCCCACCGCGAGTGACAGCAGGTAGGTAGGCATGGGGCGGGTCCGTGCGAAGGTGACCTTTCCCATACCGTTGCCGGCGTCGGTGCGGCTGGTTTCCGGCGCATTGCCAATGGCTTTGTAGCCTTTGGGAATGGTGAGGCTGATGTCGTAGGTGGCCTTGAGCCCTGGCTCGTCGAAGCCGGGCAGGAAGCGGCGGGCCTGGATCGATTCGGATTTGGCCAGTGCGTAGGCCTCGCCTTTTTCTTCGACCTTGAACAGGCCGGCGAGGTTTTTATCAAACGGCGCCTGGTACTGGATGCGCAGGGTGATTTTTCCGGCGGGTACGCCGCCGGCGAAGTCCACGCGCACGACGCCGCTTTCAAGCATTTGCCGGTAGTGGGCGGAGACCGGGGCTTCTTTTCCCGGGACCAGGGCCTTGATATCGGTGACGTCGATGTTATTGCCGTGCATCCAGATGTGGTCGGTGGCTTCGTCGATCTCTATGTCGATTTCTACCTGCCCGCCGAACTGGTCCTGGCGCGGGTCCAGGTTCAGGTCGAGGCGATAGGCGGTGGGGCGCACGCCGTCGGGCAGTTTACCGGCGGGGGCCTGTGCTTCCACGCTGGATTCCGCGGGGGCCGCTTCGGTACTGGCGGCTTGTTCATTGGGGGCGGCGGTTTGCTGTGCGGGTTTTTCCGCTGAGCTTTTATTGTCTGTTCCGCAGGCGGTGAGCAGTATCAACCCGGCGAGAAGGGCCGGAAGTGTGAGGATTCGCATGATAAATCTTTGCTTTGGTTTTTCGGGTTCACGGGTTTTTCTATTGTAGCGTTTTGATTGGGGATAACTGCAGGGGGGATGGGGTAGGCGGAGTTGGGCGCCAGTTCAGTGGAGGTTGCAGATAGTCTGGTGGCGATAACGCTAGCGGGTACACATGTGTGTACTCGCTTGCGTCACCTTCGCTATCGATTTCTGTTGGTGCGAATTACAAATGCGGAATCGTCAGCACCGACTGCCGGTTACTTCTGTAGGGCACTTCAATTTCATACCAGGTATCGCGGGGCTTCTGGTAGATGAGGCCCTCGGTATCGATCGCCAGCGTCACCACGTGTCCGGGCGGCACATCGTAGGAGGTGGTGAACAGTTCCAGTGAGATCTTCTGGGCCTGGCCCACGGCGGCATCGTGCAGGGTGATGGGGGCGTGGGTGATGAGGCGGCCCCAGCCGAGGGGGTTGGTGTCGTACAGGTGTACCTGCAGTTGGACTTCGGGTTTGCTGGGTTTTATCCACATTTCCAGTGTCGGGGTGCCGCGGATTTTGAAGGTGCTCCAGTGCACCGGCGAGTTGTATTCTATGGCGTGGTAGCCGTTGATGCCATTCATATCCGTGTAAACGGGAATGCCGAAGCCTTCGAGGGCATCGGAGATTACCGGGATGCCGGTGCCGGCTTTGGTGTCGGCACCGCCGTGGAAGTCATTGTTCCAGCCCCAGCCGTTATAGGTGCCGGTCTTCATGCTGGCGTTGTTGAAGTAACTGAGCCGCGGGTGCAGGTAGTAGCGGGTGCGCTTGTCGGTCACCGGAAAGTCGTCGAACTGTTCGATCTTGTTGCTGATGCGCACCGCCATATCGACCTTGGGCTCGCTGTCGATACCGTTGGCGTCGCCCTTCAGGTAGTGATCGAACCAACGGAAGCTGGTGGCCCAGATATGGCCTTCGTTACCGCCCAGGGTTTCGCCCACGGCGTGGGTGCCGGGGTTGAGCAGGAGTTTTTTCGGCCCGTCGAGCAGGCTGTACAGCTGGGTCATGCTGTTGGGCTTGAACAGGTAATCGGCAAAGTTGTTGGACATCAGCACTGCGGTACCGTTGGCGTTGAGGTTATCCACATAGCTGAGGGCGGAACGCGGGGCGGCAAAGTTATACACACTGTCGATATCGGTGCCGCTGCGCAGGTTGCTCCAGATGACGTCCACCGAGGTGTCCAGATTGAATGCGGTAAGGGTCAGCAGTGAGCCCCACACCAGGTTGACGGTCTCGTTGGGGTAGAGCCCCTCGACGATATCGGACCAGCCCGAGAGCGCGGCAACCGCGTCTATGCGCGGGTCCTGGGCGGCCAGTACCAGGGAGGTGCCAGCGCCGTAGGAGATACCGGCGGCGCCCAGCTTGCCCACGGGGTAGTTTGCCTCGAGCCAGTCGATCAGCACCTTGCCATCGGCAATGGTGGCCGGACCGGTAACGTCGACGGTGCCGCCGGAGGCGCCGAAGCCGCGGGTGGAGTAGCTCATCACCAGGTAGCCGTTTTCTGCCAGGGCTTTGGCCTGCAGCAGGTACTGGTGTTTATCCAGAACCCAACTGTTGGTGAACAGTACCGTGGGATAGCCGCCGGCGGGTGCGGGGGTGTCGGGTACAAACAGGTTGGCGTCTATCTCGGTGCCATCGAAACTGACGATATCCAGGTCGGCAATAAAGATAGGGTCTGCGTGGGCGCGTTGCGCGCCGAACAGGGTGCTGGCCATTAACAGGACGCCGGCGAGCAGTGCCGGCAGGGCGGATGTGTTCATGGTTTTCTCTCGGTATTTATTGTCTTTATTACTTCGTTATTTTTTGTTCATCGCCCCGACCGAATCCGTGGATTGGGCGGGTCACCCGAGTTTAGGTGGTGGATCGGGCGAGAAAATCCCCGATGTTTTGTGACTGTGAATTTGTTCTCGGTCAGTGTCGTGTCACTAAACTCAGAACTTTTCGGTCATTTTGTGACTGCTTATGACCAGGTGTTCGTGACCGCCTTATGCACAGGGTGAATTACAGGTTCTCCTTTAAGATTGTTCTTTTTTTAAACAGTGAAAACCGGTATTGTGGCTTTTCGCGCAAGGTTGTTTAAAAAACGGCCAATTGCACTTTTAGCGAAACCACGGGTGGCCCGAATATGTTTTCACGATTCATTGCTTCCATAGTCCTATTTTCCAGCGCATTACTTTTTGCGAGCAAAACGCTGGCAGATAACCTGGCGGCAGACACCTGGTACGAAATTGACAGCGCTAACTTTCGCATCGTCACCAATGGTGACCCGGGGGCCGTGCGCTCTCTGGCGGAAGATCTGGAGCGCTACCGCGCGGTGGCTCTGAGCCTGCTGGGCGCAAACGATGATGGCGCCAAGCTGACCATCTACGCTGCTGCCGACCGCGAAAGCTACGCGGGTCTGGTGGGCGACGATCTGTCCGAGCTGACCAACGGTCTGTTCGATACCACCGCCGAGGGCAGTTATGCCCTGGTGAACCTGGACGGTCGTACCGGTGAGCGTCAGCTGGAAGCGCGGGAATTCCTGTTCCACGAATACACCCACTTCCTGAGCTACAACGGCACCACCACGCACTACCCCTACTGGTACAGCGAAGGTTTCGCGGAATTCATGTCCACCATGACCTTTGGTCCCGGCCGCGCTTATCAGATCGGTGCTATCCCCGGTGAGCGCGCCATGACCCTGCTGTACACCGCGCCGGTGCCCCTGCAGGAACTGCTGCGCGCTACGGTGCACAACACACCGGATGAAGAGAAAGGCCGTGTGTATGCCAGTGGCTGGATGCTGGCCCACTGGATTGTCATGAAGAGTGGCAAGACCGAAGAGTTCAAGCAGTTCGTCAAGGATTACAACAACGGTGCCGATCCGGTTGAGGCGCTGAGCAAAAACCTGGGCATGTCGATCGGTGAGATCGAGAAGGTGTACAACGCACAGTTCCAGGACGGTCGCTTTGACATGGCCCGCGGCGAGGTGCCGGCTAACTTCAAGTCCGTGCGTCCCAAGGTAAAGGCAATGAGCGGCCAGCAGACCGTGGTTGAACTCGCGCGCTTCCTGGTGAAGTCCGGTTACAACCTCGCGAGCCTGGAGCCGATGGTGAAGTACGCCGAGCGCAACGACTTGTACACATCCGAACTCACTGCGGTTCGCGCCGATGCGGCTACTCGTGTGGGTGATTTTGACAGCGCTGTCCATTTGCTCGCGCGTGTGCCGCCGTCCGATCGCAACAACTTCTGGTACCAGAAAGCCCAGGCGTGGTTGTGGCTGAATCGGGAAATCAGTTCCTTCGGTGGCGACCGCAGCAAGGAAATGCTGAAAAAGGCCCGCGACCAGTTTGTGAATCTGGTGAACAACCACGCAGACCAGGCGATGAACTGGTACGGCCTGGCCATCACCATGGAAATGCTGGGTTACCCGAAAAAGCAGTATGTCGAAATGCTCGAGCAGGCTTACCTGCGCGCACCCCGCGAACTGCACATCGCCCAGTGGATGGCCCAAGAACTGTACAACCAGAAAGACGCGGAGTATTTCGCGCAGGTGGCTCAGCCGCTGATGCTGGAGCTGACCAGCGAGGCCGAGTACAACCAGATGAAAAATATGCTCGCGGAGCTGAAGCCGTCCAAGGGCGACAATGCGAAAATCCAGGGCAACGCGATGGTGAAGAATAAGACGCATGCGTCTTCGGGTACTGCCGCTAAGGCAACACCTTGATAGCAAGCCGTTTAACCCGCTGATTGGTGGGGTAGTTTAAGGGGGGCCTGGCTCCCCTTTTTTTATTGCCGCTTTATAGTTCGTAAAGTTCCAGCGGCAATCCATCCGGATCGCTGAAAAAGGCAAAGCGCTTTCCGGTGTATTCATCCAGCCGCACCGACTCCAACTCTATTCTCTGGAGAATGAAAAGACCGGGCGGGATGCCCGGTCTCGAAAGGTTAACGCAAAGCGGCGTATCAGAGCCCGCTTACGTCGGAACGGGACACGTTACAGCTGTAGGTGTTCCAGTATTCCCCGTACTTGGTGGACGAGCTGCCTTTCTGCACACCCCGGTATTCCTCGCACACCTTGGGATCACCCGCGCGGTAGTTCCGGATACGCAGATCCCTGATGGTGGCTACATCACCGTAGTTGCGATTCACACCGGCAATGGAGCCGATATCGCCATCGACGTTCACGTCGTATGCCAGCAGGTTACGCGGCCCGCCGTTGTTGGTGCAGTTACCACAGGAGCGCCAAAGCTTTCCATTTTGGCCATATGCGGTAAAGCCGCCGCTAACAATGGTGGTGCTGTTTTTGGAGTTGTGCTGGAAGATTTTATCTGGCTTACCGCCGTAACCGCCGCTTGCAGAGTTGTAAACGTGGCCGCCGACGATGGTCATGGTTCCACCCTCGGACTTGTTGGTGGCCGCATCTTCACAGATATCGTGCCATTGCACATCCGCCAGGGTGCAGTTGCCGGCGGTACAGTGGATGCCGTCGGAGCCACCGTTGGCCGCCAGTTTCACATTGCGGATGGAGGAATTGTGCAGGGTGAGTACTGGCGGTTGACTTTCGCTGTCACCGGAGCAGCTGAGACCAATGGTCTTGCCGCCACAGTCTACAAAGCGATGAGTAAGCGTTGCACCGGCATAACACTCACTGGAGCTGCCGACTCTTTGCAGAGTCCACAACTGACCCGGGCCGCCCCAGTACGTGTACAGGCGGGCATCGGCGCCGGCGTACATACTCGCTTCCCATACATCGATGGCTTTACCGCTGAACTTGGAGATAATTGAGAAGTAACCACCGCCCTGGGGGTCGATCCACCAGCGCTGGTTATCTCCACCATTATAAGTCCACTGCCGCACTTCCGCGCCGTCCTCCGCGTTCCACTCCCAGACATCCAGAGACTTGTTGCTGTGTACCGGGCGAATGGAATAACTGCCGTCACTCAGTTGGGTGATATCAAACTGCTGGTTGTTGTAACCCAGGGTAAACCAGGTCATCACGTTGGCGCCGTCTGCGGTGTCGAAACTGTCGACGTCCAGAGCGTTACCGTTAAGTTTGGAGACGATGACATACCTGCCATTGTCCAGTGCCGACGCATTGGCGCATAACAGCACCAATGCAATTGAGAAAAAGACTCTTCTCATCATCTAGTTCCTTGTCTTATTTAATTATTTTGGGTTGGAGCGCATCGAGGACGATGCACCTTCACTGTTGTGAAGCCGCGAGACTTCAAACGACAACCTGACATCGGAATACAGAAGTGATGGGAGGCTACAGCGCGTTACAGGCAGCTATGTACCGCGGAGCACATCCGCGGACGCAGGATTCTAACTAATATTGTATTTTTGTACGATAAAAGAGGGGGCGGAAAGTGGCGGGTTTTTCAGCGCAGGGCTGGGTTTGTGAGAATACGTTTGCAGAATCGGACCTAAATGGTACGGATTACCTTCGCTGGATTGCCGGCAATGACCACTTTATCGCCAAAGCTTTTCGTAACGACGGCACCTGAAGCGGCCACAACATGGTTGCCTAGTGTTAC
Protein-coding sequences here:
- a CDS encoding RICIN domain-containing protein; translated protein: MMRRVFFSIALVLLCANASALDNGRYVIVSKLNGNALDVDSFDTADGANVMTWFTLGYNNQQFDITQLSDGSYSIRPVHSNKSLDVWEWNAEDGAEVRQWTYNGGDNQRWWIDPQGGGYFSIISKFSGKAIDVWEASMYAGADARLYTYWGGPGQLWTLQRVGSSSECYAGATLTHRFVDCGGKTIGLSCSGDSESQPPVLTLHNSSIRNVKLAANGGSDGIHCTAGNCTLADVQWHDICEDAATNKSEGGTMTIVGGHVYNSASGGYGGKPDKIFQHNSKNSTTIVSGGFTAYGQNGKLWRSCGNCTNNGGPRNLLAYDVNVDGDIGSIAGVNRNYGDVATIRDLRIRNYRAGDPKVCEEYRGVQKGSSSTKYGEYWNTYSCNVSRSDVSGL